In the Thermoanaerobaculia bacterium genome, one interval contains:
- a CDS encoding protein kinase — MTLQAGTRLGPYEILSPLGAGGMGEVYRARDTRLGRDVAIKVLPEAWAADPERLRRFEGEARAASALSDPHIVAVFDVGTAGGVQFFATELVDGTDLRAQMGDPMPVRKVLDLAEQVASGLAAAHEKGIVHRDLKPENVLVTRKGFAKVADFGLAKLTEAGGASGSQVPTSDGVATAPGIVMGTVAYMSPEQARGAAVDFRSDQFALGAILWEMLTGRTAFRRASTAETLAAILREDPEPLATAASGTPPPLRWLVERCLAKDPGGRYASTSDLHRELESIRDHLSETVSGPAAAAPAAAEPKRRSRILAGAALVAALAAGAMLAKIFWKPPPREPPAYDQVTFQTGNIWNARFAPDGKTILYSARVKGGPRRTYMTRTDSTDSTELAWPEGTVYSISSTGQVALGVMHHPATLATMLTETTLAGGAPRQILDGVVDADWSPDGAELAVVHQVAGRGRVEYPIGNVLFDPGPAASVDALRFSPDGKRLAIVVTHGSEASLAPGTQSVEVSDVGRRKTSVLASGWQTLGGLAWNPSGREIWFSARPAGAATGTMSVHAVDLSGNVHVITRTPGVLLLEDVFRDGRVLVSQNFWPSSIVFRAPRAAAETDLSWHEDAVATDLSADGATMLLTEAGIRQGATGATLLRKTDSASPPVRLGAGRSVRLSPDGKWAVALSADPQRAIVLLPTGAGQEINLTAPGVAVSNADWFPDSRRLLLFASDPGHPTPRIFEQPISGGPPRPSPVRATSLGRISPDGRAIAAHGPSGTIEIFPLDGGPSRPVANTAPNDQIVRWSGDGSALFVRTGTAPAHLFRLDVRTGKRDLLADLGPADRAGVLFIQGPLVTADGKGYSYSYGRYLNNLYVVTGLR; from the coding sequence GTGACCTTACAGGCAGGAACGCGGCTCGGCCCGTACGAGATCCTCTCCCCCCTCGGCGCCGGGGGGATGGGCGAGGTGTACCGCGCCCGTGACACTCGGCTCGGACGCGACGTCGCGATCAAGGTCCTCCCGGAGGCGTGGGCGGCCGATCCGGAGCGGCTTCGACGGTTCGAGGGGGAAGCGCGCGCCGCCTCGGCTCTCTCGGACCCGCACATCGTGGCCGTGTTCGACGTGGGAACAGCCGGCGGCGTGCAATTCTTCGCGACGGAGCTCGTCGACGGAACCGATCTCCGGGCGCAGATGGGCGATCCGATGCCGGTCCGGAAGGTCCTCGACCTCGCGGAACAGGTCGCCTCGGGGCTCGCGGCCGCCCACGAGAAAGGGATCGTGCACCGGGACTTGAAGCCGGAAAACGTCCTCGTCACGAGGAAGGGGTTCGCCAAGGTCGCAGACTTCGGGCTCGCAAAGCTCACCGAAGCGGGCGGCGCGAGCGGGTCGCAGGTCCCCACCTCCGACGGCGTCGCGACGGCGCCCGGGATCGTGATGGGAACGGTCGCCTACATGTCGCCGGAGCAGGCGCGCGGCGCCGCCGTCGATTTCCGCTCCGACCAGTTCGCCCTGGGCGCGATCCTCTGGGAGATGCTGACCGGCCGGACCGCGTTCCGGCGCGCCAGCACCGCGGAGACCCTTGCGGCGATCCTGCGCGAGGATCCGGAGCCGCTTGCGACGGCCGCTTCCGGCACGCCGCCGCCGCTTCGGTGGCTCGTCGAGCGCTGCCTCGCGAAGGACCCCGGAGGGCGGTATGCGTCGACCTCCGACCTGCACCGGGAGCTCGAATCGATCCGCGATCATCTGAGCGAGACCGTTTCCGGTCCGGCCGCGGCCGCGCCGGCGGCCGCCGAACCGAAACGCCGATCGCGAATCCTCGCTGGCGCCGCACTCGTCGCGGCTCTCGCTGCGGGCGCGATGCTCGCGAAGATCTTCTGGAAACCTCCGCCGCGCGAGCCTCCGGCCTACGATCAGGTAACGTTCCAGACAGGCAACATCTGGAACGCGCGCTTCGCCCCGGACGGGAAGACGATCCTCTATTCCGCGCGCGTCAAGGGCGGTCCGCGGCGGACGTACATGACGCGGACGGACAGCACCGACTCGACCGAGCTCGCCTGGCCCGAAGGCACCGTCTACTCGATCTCTTCCACGGGACAAGTCGCCCTGGGCGTGATGCACCACCCCGCGACGTTGGCGACCATGCTCACCGAGACGACGCTCGCGGGCGGAGCGCCGCGGCAGATCCTCGACGGAGTCGTGGATGCCGACTGGTCTCCCGACGGCGCGGAGCTCGCCGTCGTGCACCAGGTCGCGGGGCGCGGGCGGGTCGAGTATCCGATCGGAAACGTGCTCTTCGATCCCGGTCCAGCGGCCTCCGTCGACGCGCTGCGCTTCTCGCCGGACGGGAAGCGCCTCGCAATCGTGGTCACGCACGGATCCGAGGCGAGCCTCGCGCCGGGGACGCAGTCGGTCGAGGTTTCCGACGTCGGGCGGCGCAAGACGAGCGTTCTCGCCTCCGGCTGGCAGACCCTCGGCGGTCTGGCATGGAACCCGTCGGGACGCGAAATCTGGTTCTCCGCGCGTCCCGCCGGCGCGGCGACCGGAACCATGAGCGTACACGCGGTCGATCTCTCGGGGAACGTCCACGTCATCACGCGAACTCCCGGGGTCCTTCTTCTCGAGGACGTCTTTCGGGACGGCCGCGTACTTGTGAGCCAGAATTTCTGGCCGAGCTCGATCGTTTTCCGCGCTCCGCGCGCCGCGGCGGAGACCGACCTTTCCTGGCATGAAGATGCCGTGGCGACGGATCTTTCCGCCGACGGCGCGACGATGCTCCTCACGGAAGCGGGAATCCGCCAGGGCGCGACAGGCGCGACCCTCCTTCGGAAGACCGACAGCGCATCGCCGCCGGTTCGGCTGGGCGCCGGCCGGTCCGTGCGGCTGTCGCCCGACGGAAAATGGGCAGTCGCGCTTTCGGCGGATCCGCAGCGGGCGATCGTTCTGCTTCCGACCGGCGCCGGTCAGGAGATCAACCTGACGGCGCCCGGCGTCGCGGTCTCCAACGCCGACTGGTTCCCCGACTCACGGAGGCTCCTTCTCTTCGCCAGCGATCCGGGGCACCCGACGCCGAGGATCTTCGAGCAGCCGATCTCCGGCGGACCTCCCCGGCCGTCTCCCGTCCGCGCGACATCGCTCGGCCGCATCTCGCCCGACGGCAGGGCGATCGCCGCGCATGGCCCTTCCGGTACCATCGAGATCTTCCCGCTCGACGGGGGCCCCTCCCGACCCGTGGCGAACACCGCTCCGAACGATCAGATCGTTCGCTGGAGCGGCGACGGCTCGGCGCTCTTCGTCCGGACGGGGACCGCACCCGCACATCTCTTTCGGCTGGACGTCCGCACCGGAAAGCGCGACCTCCTCGCCGATCTGGGTCCGGCGGATCGGGCCGGCGTTCTCTTCATCCAGGGACCCCTCGTGACGGCCGACGGGAAGGGCTACTCCTACTCGTACGGCCGGTATCTCAACAATCTCTACGTGGTGACAGGGCTGCGATGA